A part of bacterium genomic DNA contains:
- a CDS encoding S9 family peptidase, giving the protein MPPKRPRRRLIDDLDITRLHFVRSPALSPDEETVVFVVETVREDKKKYHTHLWRCRADGSDLRQLTFGERNDTAPVFSPDGRWLVFTAKRGDLPGLHIMPTDGGEARSLVEKDGSFGSVQFTPDGKTIVCTFRASDPPQTLDGKPKPEAAAGDKTPPKKEAPIYRHITRLWYRYDGEGFLPEDRWHVWAFDVATGKGTQLTKGKYDELCPTISPDGKWVAYVTNVRPDPDHDPMRQDLFVVSIRGGKPRRVPTPEGPVDLPSFSPDGTKIAYYGHTDPDGPWGVTPSHLWVVGVNGRPAARDVTPKYDREMYDMTIADTGEGFNAIRPHWSADGRSFTHLISDTGATLIGRVAIRDGRPTPIIRGQYHVQNVAFGRQGKRAAALVSTPTAPGEIAIIDLTKKTATPRFITRMNGDWLRSVQVSRPQEVWFPSTNKVRVQGWMLKPPGFSPRRRYPAIVQVHGGPRTQYGYSFFHEFQMLAARGYVVFYTNPRGSQGRGADWSAAIVNGWGTVDYEDVMAGADWLVKQSYIDPKRLGVTGGSYGGYMTNWIVGHTNRFRAAVTGRSVVELKSFFGTTDVGWDFNREFGGYPWQNEKGYEWMSPLTYAKNIRTPLLIIHNEFDMRCSIEQAEQLFTRLKVLRKTVEFVRFPEEPHGLSRHGRPDRRVARLRHIARWFDKYLKGR; this is encoded by the coding sequence GTGCCACCGAAACGCCCCCGTCGACGGTTGATCGACGATCTGGATATCACGCGGCTTCATTTTGTCCGCTCGCCCGCCCTGTCTCCCGATGAAGAGACCGTGGTCTTCGTCGTTGAGACAGTGCGCGAGGACAAAAAGAAGTATCACACCCATCTGTGGCGGTGTCGCGCCGACGGCTCCGATCTGCGCCAATTGACGTTCGGCGAGCGCAATGACACCGCGCCGGTGTTTTCGCCGGATGGCCGCTGGCTGGTCTTCACCGCCAAGCGCGGCGATCTGCCCGGACTGCACATCATGCCGACCGACGGCGGCGAGGCGCGTTCGCTGGTGGAGAAGGATGGCTCCTTCGGTTCGGTGCAGTTCACGCCGGATGGGAAGACGATTGTCTGCACATTCCGCGCCAGCGATCCGCCGCAGACACTGGACGGCAAGCCGAAGCCCGAGGCGGCCGCTGGGGACAAGACGCCGCCCAAGAAGGAAGCGCCGATCTATCGGCACATCACCCGGCTGTGGTACCGCTACGACGGCGAGGGCTTCCTGCCGGAGGACCGCTGGCATGTCTGGGCCTTCGATGTGGCCACCGGCAAGGGGACGCAACTGACCAAGGGGAAGTACGACGAACTCTGCCCGACGATCTCGCCCGACGGGAAGTGGGTGGCCTATGTGACGAACGTGCGTCCCGATCCCGACCATGACCCGATGCGTCAGGATCTGTTTGTGGTGTCCATCCGGGGCGGCAAGCCGCGCCGCGTGCCGACTCCCGAGGGGCCGGTCGATCTGCCGTCGTTTTCGCCCGACGGCACGAAGATCGCCTACTATGGCCACACCGATCCGGACGGCCCTTGGGGCGTGACTCCGTCGCATCTGTGGGTGGTGGGAGTCAACGGACGTCCGGCCGCGCGCGATGTCACCCCGAAGTATGACCGCGAGATGTACGACATGACCATCGCCGACACCGGCGAGGGATTCAACGCCATCCGTCCGCATTGGTCGGCCGACGGGCGCTCGTTTACGCACCTGATCAGCGACACCGGCGCGACCCTGATCGGTCGTGTCGCGATCCGCGACGGCCGTCCGACGCCGATCATCCGCGGCCAGTACCATGTGCAGAACGTCGCCTTCGGCCGCCAGGGCAAACGCGCCGCGGCCTTGGTCTCAACGCCGACGGCGCCGGGCGAAATCGCCATCATCGATTTGACGAAAAAGACCGCCACGCCGCGGTTCATCACGCGGATGAACGGCGACTGGCTGCGTTCGGTGCAGGTGAGCCGTCCGCAGGAGGTCTGGTTCCCATCGACGAACAAGGTCAGGGTGCAGGGGTGGATGCTCAAGCCGCCGGGGTTCAGTCCAAGACGCCGCTATCCGGCGATTGTCCAGGTCCATGGCGGGCCGCGCACGCAGTACGGCTACTCGTTCTTCCATGAATTCCAGATGCTGGCGGCCAGGGGATATGTGGTCTTCTACACCAATCCGCGCGGCTCGCAGGGGCGCGGCGCCGATTGGTCGGCCGCGATCGTCAACGGCTGGGGCACGGTCGACTACGAGGATGTCATGGCCGGCGCCGACTGGCTGGTCAAGCAATCCTACATCGACCCCAAACGGCTGGGCGTGACCGGCGGCTCCTACGGCGGTTACATGACCAACTGGATTGTCGGCCACACCAACCGCTTCCGCGCCGCGGTGACCGGACGCTCGGTCGTCGAGTTGAAATCGTTTTTCGGGACCACCGATGTCGGCTGGGACTTCAATCGCGAGTTCGGCGGGTACCCCTGGCAGAACGAGAAGGGATACGAATGGATGTCGCCCTTGACCTACGCCAAGAACATCCGCACGCCGCTTCTGATCATCCACAACGAGTTCGACATGCGCTGCAGCATCGAGCAGGCCGAGCAGTTGTTCACGCGGCTGAAGGTGCTGCGCAAGACCGTTGAGTTTGTGCGCTTCCCCGAGGAGCCGCATGGCCTGTCGCGACATGGCCGTCCCGACCGCCGGGTGGCGCGTTTGCGGCACATCGCCCGCTGGTTCGATAAGTACCTGAAGGGACGCTGA